The Diadema setosum chromosome 12, eeDiaSeto1, whole genome shotgun sequence genome has a segment encoding these proteins:
- the LOC140236358 gene encoding small ribosomal subunit protein uS15, with protein MGRMHAPGKGISQSALPYRRSVPTWLKLSSDDVKEHIYKMAKKGLTPSQIGVMLRDSYGVAQVRFVTGNKILRILKAKGLAPTLPEDLYSLIKKAVAVRKHLERNRKDKDSKFRLILIESRIHRLARYYKTKRILPPNWKYESSNAAALLA; from the exons ATGGGTCGCATGCACGCTCCCGG AAAGGGTATTTCCCAGTCAGCTCTGCCGTACAGGCGAAGTGTGCCAACA TGGCTGAAACTGTCCTCCGACGACGTGAAAGAGCACATCTACAAAATGGCCAAAAAGGGGCTGACTCCTTCGCAGATTG GCGTGATGCTGCGTGACTCCTACGGTGTCGCCCAGGTCCGCTTCGTCACGGGAAACAAGATCCTGCGCATCCTCAAGGCCAAAGGCCTGGCCCCCACCCTCCCTGAGGACCTCTACTCCCTCATCAAGAAGGCCGTCGCTGTGCGCAAGCATCTGGAGAGGAACCGCAAG GACAAGGACTCCAAGTTCCGCCTCATCCTGATCGAGAGCAGGATACACCGCTTGGCCCGCTACTACAAGACCAAGAGGATCCTTCCACCCAACTGGAAATA CGAATCATCGAACGCAGCTGCCCTGCTGGCGTGA